Below is a window of Nomascus leucogenys isolate Asia chromosome 16, Asia_NLE_v1, whole genome shotgun sequence DNA.
GCCATAATTGCCTCATTGAGGTGTAGCTAGGTTTTTCTTACAACAGAAGACAGTCTCTCCCCTCTTACCTCAACTTCCTATTCTGGGGGTAAGGGGAACCAGTGATACTGAAGATGATTAATTGCTATGTTATGGGTTTGAATTGTATTTGGCTATAAAACAATCTTGTTTAGAAAAGTATATGGGGGAGAGGACCTCTTCCCACACACTCCTTGAGACAGATCCCAAATGGTCTGTGATCTTGTTTGCAAGAGATTCTGTTGGTCAAATGCCTAAAGATAAAGGTGGAATGGCCTTCAGATTGTATCAGCTTAGCTAGTATTGCTAAGCAACTGTTGCaagctctgaaaataaaaaaaatttgagccATCactccccccacccaaaaaaaaattgattctgcTCTTTTTAAAGCTTGGATGCCATCTTCGTTAGTGTCCTCTGGCTGCTGCAGCAAATTACCACAGACTGCATGGTTTCAAACAATAGAAAGTTATTATCTGACAGTTCTGGTAGCCAGAATTCCAAAATCCGGATGTCAGCAGAGCTCCACTCCCTACAGAGGCTCCAGCAGAGTGGGGGCAGCCTGTTACTGGCTGCTCTTAGCTTCCTTGACTTAACAGCTATATgacttccacctctgcctctgtcttcacatcatcttctctTCTGTTTGTCTACTCTGTGTGTCTCAtagacacttgtcattggatttatgGCCCACCTGAATAACCTAAAATGCTTTCTTCATCTAAAGATCCTCAACTTAATTACAAtgatactttgtttttttaaagttgaggtttttattattaattcagCTTTAGATGTAGTTAAAAATTAGTACAAGTGTGTGACACACTTCAGATAAATTTATGCCAAAAAATTAAGCAGCCTGAAATGgaaagctatttattttttatacttatatcctagtttatatttaatttatgcaATTCCCCAAAACcggtttcttcttcttcttcttcttcttctttttttttaaatttaagttctgggatacatgtgcagaatgggcaggtttgttacatagatatacgcgtgacatggtggtttgctgcacccatcaacctctcatctacattaggtatttctcctaacgctatccctccactagccccccagcccccaacaggccccaatgAGCGATGTTTCCCCCCTCCCCCGTGCACAATGACACTTTTTCTAAATAAGGAAATGTTTACAGCTTCTGCGaattatgaaaatatcttttgGGTGACCACCATTCAACTCAATCAGTACACTACTcttccaattattatttttttatttttcttgagtgcTAGTTTCTCTTATTTGCTACCAAAATAGCTTACGTAGCTTGGTGTCTCAGAGTTAGTGGCAGCAGTTATAAGTGGCTCGCACTATCTGTAATCTAAGGCTGACTTCAGAAGTTCTCCAATTTTAGTGTAATACGAATTACTttggaacttgttaaaaatgcaagttTCTGCTCTCATTGCCAGAGTTTTTCAACAAATTggtccaggaatctgcatttttaacactTCCCAGATGTTCCTGGTGATAACAGGGAAATTATGAAAGCTCAGACCCATTAATGTCCCATTCaaataaaagcaacagaaaaagcaataaaaaataatttgaaaactttaataatgtcatttatatagttataaaaccacaaaatcttttaaataagGTACATTCAATTTCTCAGAGCATCTAATATTcagataatttatatttcatacgTTTTCCAACATTAAACAATTGACTAAATAATGCATGTTCTATAAAATGATATTACAGCTTATgcagataaaattataaaaatactccacacagaaaaaaatggcagTACCTATTAGAAAAATGCTACAaactttccattaaaaatatatattttatctctttcattTGTCATAGTaaacagaatataattttttctttctaaaattaagtCATACCATTTCTTTATGGGATGATAATATGTACAAATCTTATATCTGAATGAATATAAATAGCAATACTGTAATAGTGTTACAGATATATTAGtaacttttacagaaaaaaatatggctTTCTAATAAAAGCCTCTAGCATAGCTGAAATCTCAAAGCTATTTAAGTTAGACACTCCCATATTTAGTAAGGCACAATGGagtctagttttttgtttttttttttaatttccagttgAATTACTGCAAGCAGTAATAAGGGAAAATATAGTCAGTAGATAACGGACCAGATCTGACAGTTGGATTAACCATTTGGGGTTTATTGGAGGAGATGTTAGTTCTTTCTCCACATCATAGTTTCTTTTAGTACCTTGTGGCAAAATTAGTCATTGGTAATGAGAAAGATATCACTGAACGCCTCAAGTGCCTGAGAAACAGTTTACTCATCCATGGGATCTCGCCAATTGTGAGGAAACAGCTCAATGGCCATTTCCAGTTATAAGCAGCTTATTTTTACTGATTGGACCTGGTTACCtatcatttctaaaaataacttCTGATACAATTTGTACATTGTGAAGCTGTGAAGGAACCTGATGGTCTTCTTTAGACTCTGAGTGACGGTTTTGGGAAAGTGATACGTCTTCGAGTGCTTTAGTGCGTGCATTAGGCCCTTCAAGGTGTCTTGGTCGCCATTTTTTATTCTCCACAAACTGAGCAGCTTCAGAATCTGGTCACTGGATTTGCATGCCTTTGTTGTTTTTTCAATGTCTTCTGCTCCCACTTTCTTTCCCGGTAAGCTTTCCATCAAGCTACGAAGCTGCTCAAAGGTGAGGTTAGCATGTCCAATGTGCCGCTGCACGCTGTTTTCACAGAGGTCAATATCTGCATAAAGCAAAAGCCCAGATAAGTGCTCACATCATTTATATTCATCCAATGCCATTATAAAAGAAGTGTGAGGCAAAAGGTTCTCGCAGAATTTCATAATTATATTTCAATGATAACCTTTTCTTTTGAGAGGGAGTTAAGTGATACCATTTATTTCTAAGAactgagataaatattttttgttataataAGATAATATGCTATATGTTTTTGACATCCAACAAAACTTTGGAAGAAGCccctaattttgaaaattaacagTAGAAAATAAGACACATCACTCTCAGTTTTCTAgggaaaagtttgagaaattaAAACCATAACATTTCGGAAAAAAAGGAAGGTATTCAAATTAGCTACTTTGTAATATAAAGTTTCATTAGTAGGCACTAGTTGATAAGTTCATTGCTCTAACTAgcctttaaagaataaaaatagcacCAGAGGACTACCTCCATAAGGAGGATATCTGAAAACCCAAAGACATGAGGTCAAGGAACTAAAGGGAGACACACAGCCTAGAGAATATTTCAGTAATAAGCTAGGGTATAAACCTAGGAGGGAGGAACAAACATTTCTATTAATGACATGAGTCATTTAGTATCTGTGAGCCCTAAGGCAAATCGGTTCATCTTTCTGGGTTAAAatgtcctcatttataaaatagggaattTGGTTGCTTCCAATTCTAACGGtctctgattttctcttttcttttggctTCAGGGCTAATTATAAATTCAAAGAATACTTTTGGTTTGCccaaaacataataaaagtttACTCTTTGCATAAATAAAAGCGTTCAGCTCTCAAAGACGTTGGTCTCCTAAAATCTGTTGCCTCGGTTTCAGATACTTGAAGTTTTTTAGGGTGGTGCAAGACTATACAGTCATTTAACTACTGGTGAGGACCAGAATGAATTTCTCATTGACCCTGTCTGCATTATGGAaagcctccttcctttttcttctagcATGTCCTCCCAATGCTTATTGAAGTCAGAACTCTTTCCATCATGTGTTGTAAAGCTTACAGTCCACGCTGGATGAAACTCCTTTGCTTCAGATTCTTTCCCACTTCTCTCcctatctctgtttctctctcacaCCATTTCTAAAGGAGAATCTTTATATAAACTTATAAGATGTGAGAATATTTTGCTGTAACTAGCTTTTTCCTACAAGAGGCTCAAACACTTTTCAGACTTTATCTCATTCATTCTCATAACATatgccattaaaataattttaatacaggCCATATCATGAGGATTAATAAGAGAATATTTGTAAGCTATGAAAAGCCTACCTGGAGAGAATTACCAAGTAAATACAACAGAGCTTCTTGGTAGAGATGCAATGTAAGATACAAAGCGGTTATAGAGCTTCTCCTTGGTGGTCTAGAGGGGCTGCTTACAGAAGAGTTAAGGGATCCGGAAGCGACTCCCTGAGATATAGTCCTGCCTTCAAATGCATTTCTCTTCTGTTAGAGTGTTCAACATACTTTACAAGGAAACTGGGGAGCAGGGGTGAGGACAAAACCTTGCATAACTGTTTTTGGGATCACATCTACATTATCAGTTGGTGGAAACTTTTTCAGTCCAACAATGATTCCAACAGGGAAACAAGATCCACACAACCAAACAGGCATGCAATCTTGTTCCTGGTTTATGATAAATAGGTGTCTTTGATTTCTgattgatctttttattttagattatcaTACCTTGGATGATCTTCTTGACTATATCTTGGTCTTTGTTTTGATGTTTCCATAACTTCAGTAGCTGGAAAGTCTGTTCCTGTGAGCTGTGTCGCCGTTTTATCCTCTCTACACTCTCTGCGTTTACTTTGGTGCCAGGCAAATTGTCTACCAAGACACTAAGCCAGTTAGGCGTAAACTTTGTAGGAACAGCAAACCTGAAGAATGCCTCCTCACACAGGGTAACATCTAAAGAAAGGTTACAAAACCAAGAAGATTTACTCAACAATTGGATTTCTGAAAGTCTAttcaatacaaacaaaaacaaaaaaccaacacaaTTAAATTTTCCAAGATAAAATATGCTAAAATGCAAAGTTTGAATAAAATCAAGCTTCTGTTGGCTGGTCTTAGTGGCAGAGACCAACTGAGCTTATGTGCCTTCTAATGTTCTTTTTTGGCCATTGTTTTCAAGAGAAAGATTAGTAAATGTCTAATTAGAATGAAATATTGCTGTAAATAAGTAACAGCCAAAAATTCTtacaatgaatataaatattaacattctGTTAAAGGTTTACCTACTACCCACGGGGAACTTCACGATTAATGTCAAAACAAATATTATCACTGACTTAAAGGAATTTGAACAGTAATTTGGAGTAGTATATTATTTTATGCCTGCATCTAGACACATAGTTTACCTTTGGAAACAAGGCAAgcgatagatacagatatataagTAGGCATTACATGGGAAAATAACCAAACATAAAACTATGTTATTTACATAGGCATTGCAAAGGCCAGAGCATCTGGGTAGAGTAAGTATGTCCCAGAAAATGGGAGTAATGGGGGTTTGTTTTTGGATTCATCAGACCTGGCTTTGAATACTAGTTCTGCCATTCCACTACCTATATTCATCTGAAGCAACTTTCACAGTGTTTTTGTAACTATTAAAGCCTCCATAGCACAGTACCACATagtaagtgcacaataaatgaaaaacagtgaaattaaaaatgaattaaagggaATGTTAGAATTTGATCACTCCTTTTAATAccccttccttcattttttttttttagataagaaaACAAAGGCTAAATAGCTTGTCTATGATTTCGATTACACAATGAAAAAATGTTGGAACTGgaatctcataaatatatacatatatatcaattCACGTTCCTATGCTTTATAAACTTCTTTATAGTACAAAAACCTGTTTGGAGAGAGTCAAGCTGGTTTATACCATTACTTGATtaaacacaaaaaagcaaatcATCTTTAGTGTGATGCGTCTTTCAGTGAAGGTCTGAGATTAGTCTAGTGGTGGGAGTGACAAGGTGAACACACACACTAGCCTGATGAATTGTCATCACTGCCGTGGAATGCATTTGAATAACCTGAGCTTAATACTAGTGACCTGTACCCAATGAAGAGCTTAACACAACCAGAGTAGCTTGGAACTTCCATGCAACCATTCCACTAATACCATAGGTAACAAAGCCAAGTACACATTTCTAATTTGTcatggtttggtttggttttttgttttgtttgtgtttttgtttttgttttttttgagatgaagtctcgctctgttgcccagactggaatgcagtggtacaatctcagctcactgcaacctctgcctcctgggttcaagcgattctcttgcctcagccccaagTAACTAgtactacagatgcccaccaccacgcccagctaatttttgtatttttagtagagactgggtttcaccatgttagtcaggctggtctcgaactcctgacctcaagtgatctgcccaccttggccccctaaagtcttgggattacacgcctggcctaatttgtCATCATTTTTATATCACTTTGCTTCTTAGTTGACAATTTATACTTTAGCTAATAATACAGACATTCTTGAAAGTAATAACACATAACTTGAATTCTACAATTTGGATTCTCCTAATTCCATCTCAGTGGGAAACTTGACACTGCCCTTCACCTATGGGTAAGATTTGATTTCAGTGTGAAAGGATCGAGAAAGTCGAGCTTTGAGGTGTTATCTGTGAGAAGATGACTTTTTGAGAGATTCTGAGTTGTAGCTTTAGCAGTGATGCATCCAGAGTAGCCTTAGATGGTTAAGATTCAAGAAAGGGAAAATGTGAGTTTGACCAAGAATGTGGCTGGAGGCCTTGTGTTCAACTCAGAGAGAGATGATACTACAAAATCGTACAAAGACGTATTTTGGAATGTAATTACCTATTCCACATTTTTGAGTTGATTCACTGTTTCCGGAACATATATTGTCGTGTGTTGCATTTCCTTTCTGAGTTAGCAGGAGACCAAAG
It encodes the following:
- the TNFRSF11B gene encoding tumor necrosis factor receptor superfamily member 11B, with amino-acid sequence MSARAAETHRSARPAAASKRLRFPGTTMNKLLCCALVFLDISIKWTTQETFPPKYLHYDEETSHQLLCDKCPPGTYLKQHCTAKWKTVCAPCPDHYYTDSWHTSDECLYCSPVCKELQYVKQECNRTHNRVCECKEGRYLEIEFCLKHRSCPPGFGVVQAGTPERNTVCKRCPDGSFSNETSSKAPCRKHTNCSVFGLLLTQKGNATHDNICSGNSESTQKCGIDVTLCEEAFFRFAVPTKFTPNWLSVLVDNLPGTKVNAESVERIKRRHSSQEQTFQLLKLWKHQNKDQDIVKKIIQDIDLCENSVQRHIGHANLTFEQLRSLMESLPGKKVGAEDIEKTTKACKSSDQILKLLSLWRIKNGDQDTLKGLMHALKHSKTYHFPKTVTQSLKKTIRFLHSFTMYKLYQKLFLEMIGNQVQSVKISCL